TGATGGCTTTTCGCCGCTTGAGGCAATGTATCAGCAGATTAACAACCTTTATCCTAATCCTGGAAATATACTAATGACATTTCCGGATCAAGGAAATCTAGCTTTTTCATTGACAAAAGAATCATTTGCTGGCGCACTGTTGCAGATCAATCAGGCTTATTTCGACAGTAGATCTGGTAAGCTCATTAAAAACAAACCCATGAACAAGTTGCCTTTGGCCGAGCAAATGCGAAAGATGGTCAAGCCCATTCACGTTGGTTCCGTATTCGGCCTTCCTTCAAAAATTGTCGTGTTTTTAGCGGTTTGCCTAGCGGCCAGCCTCCCCATAACCGGTCTGTGGATATGGCTCAACAAGAGCAGTAAAAAGACAACTCCCAGAAAAAAGCGTAGACCTAGAGGTCAAGCTGTACCCCTAAATTTGCCATAGTGCCAGTTCCCTTGATGTAATAGCGACCCTCATTGGTTGCACCACGTACTTCGGCATGGATGGGATAATAATCGGCATTGAATAAATTGTTGATGGAGAATAAAAAGGTAAATTTCTGATATTTGTATCGCGTTTGGAAATCAACAAGATTATAACCGGAAATCGGGTATTTTCCATAATTATATTCTGAGGTAGGAAATACGTCCCGCCCACCCAAATGAAGGTATTGCAAATACACATTCCATTGATCCGTTAACTTGAAATCGGCATTTAGATTAATCTTGAACGGAGAAATAATGGAGTTGTCTAATTTATCTTTGTAGCTGCCTTCATTTTTCAGATCTTGACGTCCATCCATATAGCCAAGCACAGTACCCAATGATAACCATCGAACGGGTTTTACGTTTCCGACAAACTCAATACCATAAATGCGTTGTGGTACTTGGCTCAGTTCGTAATTGCCCGGCGTAGAAGTCTCCGCGAAAGTGGTCCCTTTCTTAGACGTACTATAATACCCTGTCACCTGGTAGTCCCATATATCCATCTTGCCATTTACACCCAATTCGAAATTATTGACCACAACAGGCTTAGGATCAATTTGGCTCAATGGCACACCATTGCGCAGAATAAGTCCGACATCGCCGATAGAATATCCTTGTGAAAAGGAAGCAAAAGGTTGCGCGTAACTATACTTATTGTACCGCGTAGCGATATTAAATACAAAGGCATCTGAATTATTATTTTCGCCAGCAGTTAGTTTGCCATTTTTGGTCAGATCACCCACCTTAAACCGGATATTTTCATAGCGCACCCCGCCTTTTAGAATCCAATCAGCACCGATGTTCAATTTACTCTGCAAGTAAAACGCGATATTGTTCATATTCATATCTGGTGTGACCAGATCATCTTTCATGGTTTTCTGTACGGTATGATCCTTCAGAAAATCGGCTCCGTAGATCAGAGACATGCTGGTCGATGCACCCAGCTGAAAAGGTGTATTAAAATTTAACCTTGCTCCTTTGTGGTCAGAATAATTTTGGTTGTAAGTTTCAAAGACCGTATTCATATCCTCATAGTACAAGCTCAAATTTGCTGCCGTCTTTCCATATTGACCATCGTACTTTAAATGAAATGCTTTATTATAAGGGGTGCCACCGTTAATGATGGTATCAGAAGGGATGCCAATAGCAGGAGATTTGCCGAAATCGCCCTTAGTACCGACATATTTACTGTCCTGTAAACTACGATAATAATTACCCATAAATTCAACATGATGGTCAGGAGCTATTTGATATCCAATTTTGGCGAGGACATTATAAGAGTCTGACTCACCCAGTCCATAGAATGGACTGGCAACAGCCCCATCGGAGTTCCGAATCACACCGGTACGCCCAGCTTTACCCTGAATAACATAATCCC
The window above is part of the Sphingobacterium sp. ML3W genome. Proteins encoded here:
- a CDS encoding TonB-dependent receptor; the encoded protein is MKVNPSKLTVALLSCSFSLYPLVSAGSAISSIIPLYNSVLNTQQKGSISGRVVNAQGIPLSNVHVQLHGAKSTKSDNDGYFRLADIDYGRYHLTLSSVGFGKLSQDIELREGKLDLEPIILTAEQQSLDEVVVTASRLAEHIDEVPSSITYIGGKALDQQRQINDNLPSILMQKVPSISPSEESQNNFIAKIRGRNFLVLIDGIPQSTPLRNGGRDLRTIDASAIDHIEVINGATAMYGNGAAGGVINYITKKPQKGKKLSSSTYLNNSLNLVKPSETYAYNIAQVFSGQLDKWDYVIQGKAGRTGVIRNSDGAVASPFYGLGESDSYNVLAKIGYQIAPDHHVEFMGNYYRSLQDSKYVGTKGDFGKSPAIGIPSDTIINGGTPYNKAFHLKYDGQYGKTAANLSLYYEDMNTVFETYNQNYSDHKGARLNFNTPFQLGASTSMSLIYGADFLKDHTVQKTMKDDLVTPDMNMNNIAFYLQSKLNIGADWILKGGVRYENIRFKVGDLTKNGKLTAGENNNSDAFVFNIATRYNKYSYAQPFASFSQGYSIGDVGLILRNGVPLSQIDPKPVVVNNFELGVNGKMDIWDYQVTGYYSTSKKGTTFAETSTPGNYELSQVPQRIYGIEFVGNVKPVRWLSLGTVLGYMDGRQDLKNEGSYKDKLDNSIISPFKINLNADFKLTDQWNVYLQYLHLGGRDVFPTSEYNYGKYPISGYNLVDFQTRYKYQKFTFLFSINNLFNADYYPIHAEVRGATNEGRYYIKGTGTMANLGVQLDL